In Acanthopagrus latus isolate v.2019 chromosome 17, fAcaLat1.1, whole genome shotgun sequence, the following are encoded in one genomic region:
- the LOC119006650 gene encoding thioredoxin-interacting protein-like isoform X1 — translation MVLAPVNKLRLFQLLFSDPGRLFYSSGEKLSGSVRLEAAQPCRVTGLRVTAAGCARVEHRGGKNRKTRSQEVEYMKYEEELRLEEVLSKDADGCFLLQADKTYSFHFGFELPAAGRLVSSYKGKFGYVRYYVRAVLDRPSQHALQCEREFEVEEPLDVNRPDLLAPAAASAQKKVTCMFIPDGQVSISAQIDRKGFCEGEEIHINAKFENTCSRIVVPKAAIIAKTSYVADGRIKELHQKLLAVRGNHIISGMCDMWQGKTIRVPKLKPSLLGCDIIKVDYTLRISLHIPGSKKLELELPLVIGTIPFSGVGSRTSSMSSQAESLMSQTGSLSSWSSFPSAPPSYSNIHRDLRVDGPRTPLLHDYDGGEEDEEEGLYMRAPELYHSPPPAYSEVDQDAVNPPKTVQVF, via the exons ATGGTTCTGGCTCCGGTCAACAAGCTCCGGCTCTTCCAGCTTCTCTTCTCGGACCCCGGCCGGCTCTTCTACAGCAGCGGGGAGAAGCTGTCCGGCTCCGTGCGGCTGGAGGCGGCTCAGCCCTGCAGGGTGACCGGCCTCAGGGTCACCGCCGCCGGCTGCGCCCGCGTGGAGCACCGCGGCGGAAAGAACCGCAAGACCCGCAGCCAGGAGGTGGAGTACATGAAGtatgaggaggagctgaggctggaggaggtGCTCAGCAAAG ATGCTGACggctgcttcctgctgcaggCTGATAAAACGTACAGCTTCCATTTTGGCTTTGAGCTGCCGGCAGCCGG CCGTCTGGTGTCGTCCTACAAAGGAAAGTTCGGTTACGTGCGTTACTATGTGAGGGCGGTGCTGGACAGGCcatcccagcatgctttgcagTGTGAGAGGGAGTTCGAGGTGGAGGAGCCGCTGGACGTGAACCGACCCGACCTGCTG GCTCCGGCTGCAGCCTCCGCTCAGAAGAAGGTCACCTGTATGTTCATACCTGACGGCCAGGTGTCCATCAGCGCTCAGATCGACAGGAAGGGTTTCTGCGAGGGAGAAGAGATCCACATCAATGCCAAGTTTGAGAACACCTGCTCACGGATCGTCGTGCCGAAGGCCGCCATCATCGCCAAAACCTCATACGTCGCAGACGGACGCATCAAG GAGCTGCATCAGAAGCTGCTGGCGGTCCGAGGAAACCACATCATCTCCGGGATGTGCGACATGTGGCAGGGGAAGACCATCAGAGTCCCCAAACTCAAGCCCTCGCTGCTcggctgtgacatcatcaaggtGGACTACACCCTCAGG aTCTCACTGCACATCCCGGGCAGTAagaagctggagctggagctgccTCTGGTCATTGGGACGATCCCGTTCAGCGGCGTCGGCAGCCGGACCAGCAGCATGAGCAGCCAGGCCGAGTCCCTGATGAGCCAGACCGGGTCCCTGAGCAGCTGGTCCTCCTTCCCTTCGGCCCCGCCCAGCTACAGCAACATCCACAGAGACCTGAGGGTGGATGGCCCCCGCACCCCCCTCCTCCACGACTACGACGGTGgcgaggaagacgaggaggaggggctCTACATGAGAGCGCCTGAACTGTACCACTCCCCTCCCCCTGCCTACAGTGAG GTGGATCAGGATGCAGTGAACCCTCCTAAGACTGTTCAGGTCTTCTGA
- the polr3glb gene encoding RNA polymerase III subunit GL b codes for MAGRGRGRGRRMMTFSVEAVGINRGDSLPPSIQQPTPLFPVMEQKPLPLTGGEEAEYLLALKQEFRGAMKSLPCFIQPAAALRDVERYSDKYHSSEQTDALTEWTPDWKKFPKELRVHVKKAARMGVSAAVSYSDRVQSSQKKNKVKDKQEVLLKLETLEKKEEQGSSGEEEEEEEEGEEKKKKKQEEEEAEGEEEYDEEEFEEETDYVMSYFDNGEEFGGDSDDNMDEAIY; via the exons ATGGCGGGTCGGGGTCGTGGGCGGGGCCGGAGGATGATGACGTTCAGTGTGGAGGCGGTCGGCATcaacagaggagacagtttacctccatccatccaacagcccactcctctgtttcct gTGATGGAGCAGAAGCCCCTCCCCCTGACAGGAGGTGAGGAGGCGGAGTATCTGTTAGCTCTAAAACAGGAGTTCAGAGGAGCTATGAAGAGTCTGCCCTGCTTCatccaaccagctgctgcactcagag ATGTGGAGAGATACTCTGATAAATATCACAGCAGCGAGCAGACGGACGCACTGACGGAGTGGACACCAG ATTGGAAAAAATTCCCCAAAGAACTCAGAGTCCACGTAAAGAAGGCTGCCAGGATGG gcGTCTCAGCAGCAGTCAGTTACTCTGACAGAGTTCAGTCATCtcagaagaagaacaaagtcaaagacaaacaggaggTGCTTCTCAAACTTGAG actctggagaagaaggaggagcaggggagctccggggaggaggaggaggaggaggaagagggagaagagaagaagaagaagaaacaggaggaggaggaggctgagggagaggaggaataCGACGAGGAAGAGTTTGAGGAG gagacAGATTACGTCATGTCTTACTTTGATAACGGGGAGGAGTTTGGAGGCGACAGTGATGACAACATGGACGAGGCTATTTACTGA
- the LOC119006650 gene encoding thioredoxin-interacting protein-like isoform X2, which produces MVLAPVNKLRLFQLLFSDPGRLFYSSGEKLSGSVRLEAAQPCRVTGLRVTAAGCARVEHRGGKNRKTRSQEVEYMKYEEELRLEEVLSKDADGCFLLQADKTYSFHFGFELPAAGRLVSSYKGKFGYVRYYVRAVLDRPSQHALQCEREFEVEEPLDVNRPDLLAPAAASAQKKVTCMFIPDGQVSISAQIDRKGFCEGEEIHINAKFENTCSRIVVPKAAIIAKTSYVADGRIKELHQKLLAVRGNHIISGMCDMWQGKTIRVPKLKPSLLGCDIIKVDGPRTPLLHDYDGGEEDEEEGLYMRAPELYHSPPPAYSEVDQDAVNPPKTVQVF; this is translated from the exons ATGGTTCTGGCTCCGGTCAACAAGCTCCGGCTCTTCCAGCTTCTCTTCTCGGACCCCGGCCGGCTCTTCTACAGCAGCGGGGAGAAGCTGTCCGGCTCCGTGCGGCTGGAGGCGGCTCAGCCCTGCAGGGTGACCGGCCTCAGGGTCACCGCCGCCGGCTGCGCCCGCGTGGAGCACCGCGGCGGAAAGAACCGCAAGACCCGCAGCCAGGAGGTGGAGTACATGAAGtatgaggaggagctgaggctggaggaggtGCTCAGCAAAG ATGCTGACggctgcttcctgctgcaggCTGATAAAACGTACAGCTTCCATTTTGGCTTTGAGCTGCCGGCAGCCGG CCGTCTGGTGTCGTCCTACAAAGGAAAGTTCGGTTACGTGCGTTACTATGTGAGGGCGGTGCTGGACAGGCcatcccagcatgctttgcagTGTGAGAGGGAGTTCGAGGTGGAGGAGCCGCTGGACGTGAACCGACCCGACCTGCTG GCTCCGGCTGCAGCCTCCGCTCAGAAGAAGGTCACCTGTATGTTCATACCTGACGGCCAGGTGTCCATCAGCGCTCAGATCGACAGGAAGGGTTTCTGCGAGGGAGAAGAGATCCACATCAATGCCAAGTTTGAGAACACCTGCTCACGGATCGTCGTGCCGAAGGCCGCCATCATCGCCAAAACCTCATACGTCGCAGACGGACGCATCAAG GAGCTGCATCAGAAGCTGCTGGCGGTCCGAGGAAACCACATCATCTCCGGGATGTGCGACATGTGGCAGGGGAAGACCATCAGAGTCCCCAAACTCAAGCCCTCGCTGCTcggctgtgacatcatcaag GTGGATGGCCCCCGCACCCCCCTCCTCCACGACTACGACGGTGgcgaggaagacgaggaggaggggctCTACATGAGAGCGCCTGAACTGTACCACTCCCCTCCCCCTGCCTACAGTGAG GTGGATCAGGATGCAGTGAACCCTCCTAAGACTGTTCAGGTCTTCTGA